atagatagatagatagatagatagatagattgatagatagatagatagatagatagatagatagatagatagatgtgtgtgtgtatgtgtgtgtgtgtgtgtatgtgtgtgtttgtgaatttattgatttattcatatatgtgtgttttatacagtTCAACTAATACTAAATTCTTGTTTAATTATTTCCAATCAAAATAACAGCCAGGTGTTGAAAATATATAGTATCAATTAACTGAATAGGTCACATATAACAGAAAATCCGCCTTTAATAATCAAATTCGGAACCGTACCTAatgttcttttcttcatcttcgtttttcttattaattGCAGTTCGGGGTACTTACACCCCGGAAGAATCGCGGACGCCGTCTCTAAAAATCAAATTCAGAATCatgccttttttttgtttttgcttttgttttgtttacatgtccGGCGTGCTCGTTATTCCTGGGCAGCGGCCGAAGTCCGAAGTCCTGGACGGCGGGTGCGGAGAGGCCGGCGACGCGCGTCTGCCTCTCCCGCACGAGGTCCACCAGCGGCGTCTCCGGCAGACACAGCATGAGGCACGTCTGGTTCGAGGTTTCGGCCGTCACGTAGGAGGAGACGAGGCCCGAGTACTCCCGGAACTGGAAGTACGGCTCGTCGCCCTTGACCTCGAAGACGTTGCACTCCCTGAAGTAGCGGGCGCGGAGGCTCCTGAGGGCGGCCACCTCGCGCGCCATCCTGCGGACGCCGAAGTCGACCACCGCGCGCCGGTGATTCTCCAGGAAGTGCTCGTAGAGCTGCACGTCGGCGTCGTTCAGCTCTCGGAGCGTCCTCCGCGTGTGGGCGTCGAGGGCGGGCCTCACGCCCTTCCGACGAGCGTTCTTGGCGAACGCAACGATGTCGTGGAGGCTCCAGCACAGCAGGTGGCGCAGCAGGACCAGCGACTCGTCCATCCGCTCAGCCACCATCACCAGGTCGAAGAGGCGGTCGGTCGCCTCGATCGCCTGCCCCAGCCGCGCCCCGGACAGGTCGTCGTCGAAGCCCAGGTCGAACAGCATCTGGTTCTTGCCCAGCAGGTCGCTCGCCCGCGGCAGCTTCTTCAGGGTCtgtcggggggaggagggaagtggcttTGGGTTGGGCTGATCTCTCTCGGAAACATTTTTTAATTGGTTTAGGTAATCATGTCTAATTCACACATTCGCTTCTGATACAGTTACTCTTGTACTGAAATTGCAAGAGGatggcgaaaaaaaagaaaagaaaaagaaaactagaatggaaaaagaaaaagagagagaaaaagaaaataaaactaaaatggaaagagaaaaagaagacaagaacaagctgataaaaaaaaaaaaaaaaaaaaaataccaccaaCAGCAACGAACCGACATAGGAGCGAACGGAAAGTCGCTGACATCCATCCTGTAAATCTCCCTCAGGTCGTAGTAGGCGAAGAGTGACTCGAAGACGTCGACGGGGTCCCTGACGACGGTGATCCAAAGGGCGTCTTGGTGCAGGACCTTCTGGCTCTCCCGGACGTCGAGGCGAGCGTGGAGGGCGAAGACGTCCACCTTGCCTCCGGGGGGGACGAGCCTCGGGGGGAGGAGGTCTgccttgatgggggggggggaaagagggggaggttggaggttaCTGAGGGATTTTgagcgggtgggggtgagggtgggatggggtgggagggattcGATTGGATATTCATCGGAATCGGATTTATGAGCGGGATTGatgggcatacacacatacacacacacacacacacacacacatacacacacacacacacacacatatatatatatatatatatatatatatatatatatatatatatatatatatatatatatatatatacacacacacacatgtatatatatacgtatatatgtgtgtgtgtgtgtgtgtgtgtgtgtatgaagactTATAAGTATAAtctaaaatatttgtatatacagtgGAACTTCTTGGACTTGGCACCTCAAGGGACCCGCCCAAAAGTGCTTATTTCGAGAAGCTGCCGAATTCGGGAAGCTGGGGTCCAAGGCATGCGTACCGACCAGGAAGACAGGAAGTCATAGctattgtgtatatacacatttattaacatgtattatatgtatgtacacaattaAAACACTATTAGCATTATGAAACTGACCAGAAAAATGAGTGAAAACACGCACTCTTGGCACTTGACTTGCAAAGACGCAATTTCAAAACCTTATTTACAaaaagcattagaaaaaaaatatacgagtAAAAACAAGACATTATCTTAATCTGACGAGATGATTACGCAAAGTTGTTGAAGTAGAGACTGTCCAAGATTAATCAACTGTTCATCCCGGGAAGATGAAACGAGTTTTTCAAGTAAAGAATCGTTGATCTGTGTCGTCATCTTCACGTAGTCTGACACATTCTCGCGCAGAAAGAAATCCCAAAAGTCTTTCCGTCATTTCTATAGCTTCTCTGGTGGTTGCGTCCGGACGTGTTTCGTTCTCCTCGCCTTCGTCATCGCTGCCGTCGTTTTCATCAGAATCCCGCTGTCGATTTCGGGAAGCTGATTGGCTAATCGGGACCGGGATTTGGCTGCCAATTGCCGTAgactcaaattcaaattcaaatactttattccattaattacaatgggtattcaaGATGGGAAGTGCTTGGTCTGGGAAGTTCCGTTAATAAGAAATTACATGAGCGTCCGTCGGGATCGGACAAAACCCGCCTATTAGAAGTGCCAAGTCTATGAAGTGCCTATTATAAGAAGTTCCACTGTATTTGCCAAGGGATTGAACACGCACCTGTCAGCGCGCACAAAGACATTGACGTGACCTTGACAAACTAATTTGCCTGATCCGGTGTTTATGTTCATGATATGTTTCAGTAAAATGTTTCAGGGTACGaagttatctattttcatttaggtttttcgttctctctgactcactctctctctctctctctctctctctctctctctctctctctctctctctctctctctctctctctctctctctctctctctctctctctctctctccgacttcccttcttcctccttctctcactcttacttccattcccattctctcttctcctctctccctttctctttcattctcaccctctccctcttcttctcaactttccctttctccttctcccactctctaacCGTAagcctctttgttttcttctcccgctccccttttcccctttcccacatctacccaatttctctctctttcccacatccactccccctcccctccgacaatccctcctctatctttatccatgttctctctctctctctctctgtctatctactatctttgtctctctttcttctatcttcttttctctctctctctctctctcccatctctctctctctcatcattctctctcactcccatcattctctcactcccatctctctctctctctctctcttccccatctccctctttcccatcccaccctatctctctctctcccatctcccaccctccttcccatctctctctctcgctcccatctctctctctctctcccatctctctctcttccacatctctctctctctcccatcccaccctatctctctctctcccatctcccaccctccttcccatctctctctctctcccaactcccaccctccttctcatctctctctctctcccatctcaccctatctctctctctcccaactcccaccctccttcccatctctctctctctcccatctcccaccctccttcccatctctctctctctcccatctcccaccctccttcccacctctctctcttcctcatctctctctgtctctgctatctcccaccctccctctctctctcccttaacttACCCTGAACTTGCTCGCTGGATCCCCAAGGTAGTTCAGTTCTTCAGGCAAAGCAAGGGTCAGGTTGTTGCTGTAGACAAACCGAAGCAAAATATTCTGAAAGAACAGATGAACACGTATTATGGAGGCAATTGGTGATTATCGTATAGgtcttatttgtctgtctgtctgcttgtatagATCTGTTTATTGATTACTTTCTAAAAGAACAGATGAACACGTGTTATGAAAGCAACTGGCGATTATCGTATAGGTTttaactgtctgcctgtctgtcgttTTAGATCTGTGTATTGATtactttctttgtatatataactgtttatttatctatctgtcttgcttatttgtctgtctgtcgatacatctaccatctatctactGATGCGTTTCATGTGGATGTTTCTATATcacctttatctatctgtgtctatgtacAGAGATTGTATATGGATGTTTCTATATCATcttgactatctatctatgtacgtttgtgtacatttatgcatatagggacacgtctctctttctctctgtctttcctatcTTACCTAATGCTCTGGCaggattatatatacatgtgtgtgtttgtgtttgtgtgtgtgtgtgtgtgtgtgctttcgtgagtccgtgcgtgcgtgtgtgtgtgcgtatgtgttcgtgtgcgtgcgtgcttgtgtgtgtgtgttgacggtGTGAGTGTGGTTATACTGCTACACCATTCCCTTCTTTGGCTTCCCTTTTCCACACCTATTTCACACCACCTTTTCAACTCTCTCCTCACGACCTCTCACCTGCACTGTCGAGGATCCACATTTGTGTGTCTTGAGGAACATGACATGACGGTGGGGGGTAcaggcctcccccccctccttctcttcctcatcaattaacctgagagagagagagagagagagagagagagagagagagagagagagagagagagagagagagagagagagagagagagagagagagaaagagagagagaaaaaaaatacattagacGCTCTCTCAACTTAAAAAGATCTGACCTCTTTTCAtctaaagataatataataatgaatagaaaaatctttttcaaatataattttcgtgtttttcttctttttttttctaagagtttttttcataaaaaaaagaaaagaaaaaatcgaaaagctGCTTTCTTATGAAAAATAAATTCAAGCTTTTCAACTATTTTAATGCTAACatatctgataaatatacatccatCAACGTCcttttaataaataattttaattttCTAAAAATCTAACACACCATTTCATTGCAGCACCGTCCTtctaataagaaaagagaaaagtatatatttatatataacaaccATCCATTTcatcaaaaataaacacaaaaaaataccactttattcaattctttttcttcacttccatAAGCGGTTTTCTCAACTTATTTAGATCATTTCCGTAGGGTATAATCTTCgagatattattattttgatttaatttttttgcTGGAAACGTCTCTTTTTATAACAAATGGCCTGATGACATAACGTTTTACTGCAGCTTcttcctgataataatgatgatggtaaaaatgataatattgataatgataataataataatgatgtatctttccttctttctctctctctctctctctctctctctctctctctctctctctctctctctctctctctctctctctctctctctctctctctctctctctctctctctctctctctctctctctctctctctctctctctctctctctctctctctctctctctctctctctttctcttgttatacCTTTCGCCCTTACatcatcttttctccttctcttcctttttgttttttttactcttctttttcttcatatcattatcgttattgcgtttgatattattgtaattatcatctctctctctctctctctctctctctctctctctctctctctctctctctctctctctctctctctctctctctctctctctctctacctttcgtcctttcatcattatctttttcttccttccccttttttatcattatcatcattatcattatcattattattagtatcatcattatcataatcattttcattcttattatcattgttattattactatcattattatcatcaccattataattattaggatgagcatcatcattatcattataatcattatcactgctatggttatcatcattattattactaccataattactgttattatcatcataataattattatgatgatgatcatcataatcataatcattatttttctattattatattttatcttcgCCCTTTTAATTTCTTCAATAACTTCACTAGTAACTTTGAATTAATTAGATAAAGAATGATGCATTCACGAAGACAGTAGATAATAAAGCATAAATAAATGCGTTGATAAGAAtagtagataaatataaataataatggacaaataagataatgattcctaaataaagataataatgggtaaacaaaaagatagatagtagTGCATAAATAGAATGacccaaaataaaataaagaccatGCAGAACAATAAATGGataaaatgttgaataaataggcatagatagatagataaatacacctTAAATATAAAATAATCCTTATACAACCTGTAAATTATtcaagatgaataataaaaaaacagaaataagtaaataaataaacaagaaatgagaaaatacgtCTAGGAAGTGACTtctagatgaaaaaaagaaaaaaaaatctaagccaataaaaaacaaacaacaaagagtgACCTACACGATTGATAAAcgggtataaataaataaaaataaaacaataggtAAACGAAATTAGTTTAATAGAACCTGATAGATTATTAAAGATGAATAAAGAGGCATTAAAGaatacccctaccctacccctaccccaacccctacccctacccctaccccaaccccaacccctacccctacccctacccctacccctaccccaaccccaaccccaaccccaacccctacccctacccctacccctacccctacccctccccctaccccctcccccaacccctacccctccccctacccaaacccctacccctacccctacccctacccctacccctacccagtTCACATGACCTTCGAGAGTCCTCCCCCGTGTCTGTGGGCGTTTCGTGGGCGGCTTGTGAATTATAGTGCTCTCTTGGGGCTTATTTATGAGAGTAGCCCCCTCTGATGATGCCTTGTCACTCCAACACGCAAATCTGTCTagtttctctttgtcttgctatttattttctgtttatttgtcgaTTTTATCTTACtgtctattttctgtctcttttctgtttatttgtctattttatcttactgtctgtttctgtctattttctgtctatttgtctattctatCTTATAGTCTATTTCTAAATCTGTCTATGTTCCCTTTGTTTTACTATTttcagtctatttgtctattctttcttactgtctattttctgtctatttataaatctgtctatttccctttgttttactgtctattttctatttatctaatctgtcttactgtctatttctgtttatcttctgTCTATTTCTAAATTTGTCTATTTTCCCTTTGGCTTACTGTCTATTTCTGTCAATTCGTCTGTTCTATCTTACTATTTCTGCCTATTTCTAAATCTGTCTATATCCCCTTTGTCttactgtctatttatctatttgcctattttATCTTActgtatatttctgtctatcttctgTCTATTTCTAAATGTCTATTTTTCCTTTGCCTTACTGtctattttctgtctatttgtctatttacctattttatCTTActgtatatttctgtctatcttctgTCTATTTCTAAATCTGTCTattttccctctgtcttcctcccccagGGTATGGCgagtgcggggaggggggggtgatgaatGCTGCTTGAGATCTGAGGTGAGAATACTCGGGTTTCGTGGGttcagaatgagggagaagatgaagaaaaagaggagagtgagtgagaggatgggaaggggagagggagggagggaaggagggagagagagagagagagagagagaaagagagagagagagagagagagagagagagagagagagagagagagagagagagagagagagagagagagagagagagagagagtgagagagacagagagagagagaggcagggagggagagaggggggagggaggaggagagagggagggggagggggaaagagagagagagagagagagagagagagagagagagagagagagagagagagagagagaaagagggaaagagagaggcagggagggagagagggggtgagggaaggagggagggggagggagagagagagagagagagagagagagagagagagagagagagagagagagagagagagagagagagagagagagagagagagagagagagagagagagagagaggcggtgagagggagggagagagggaagggggaagggaggggaagagag
The DNA window shown above is from Penaeus vannamei isolate JL-2024 chromosome 29, ASM4276789v1, whole genome shotgun sequence and carries:
- the LOC113801257 gene encoding galactosylceramide sulfotransferase, which translates into the protein LSLSLSLSLSLRLIDEEEKEGGEACTPHRHVMFLKTHKCGSSTVQNILLRFVYSNNLTLALPEELNYLGDPASKFRADLLPPRLVPPGGKVDVFALHARLDVRESQKVLHQDALWITVVRDPVDVFESLFAYYDLREIYRMDVSDFPFAPMSTLKKLPRASDLLGKNQMLFDLGFDDDLSGARLGQAIEATDRLFDLVMVAERMDESLVLLRHLLCWSLHDIVAFAKNARRKGVRPALDAHTRRTLRELNDADVQLYEHFLENHRRAVVDFGVRRMAREVAALRSLRARYFRECNVFEVKGDEPYFQFREYSGLVSSYVTAETSNQTCLMLCLPETPLVDLVRERQTRVAGLSAPAVQDFGLRPLPRNNEHAGHVNKTKAKTKKRHDSEFDF